One genomic window of Mus musculus strain C57BL/6J chromosome 4, GRCm38.p6 C57BL/6J includes the following:
- the Mup7 gene encoding major urinary protein 7 isoform X1, with protein MKMLLLLCLGLTLVCVHAEEASSTGRNFNVEKINGEWHTIILASDKREKIEDNGNFRLFLEQIHVLENSLVLKVHTVRDEECSELSMVADKTEKAGEYSVTYDGFNTFTIPKTDYDNFLMAHLINEKDGETFQLMGLYGREPDLSSDIKERFAQLCEKHGILRENIIDLSNAMDLVPEHVLVLTLQIAASRPENEEWPEPPVLSGDFSPGLHHHPFLSIQHPQYKFCDLHSILSH; from the exons atgaagatgctgctgctgctgtgtttgggGCTGACCCTAGTGTGTGTCCATGCAGAAGAAGCTAGTTCTACGGGAAGGAACTTTAATGTAGAAAAG ATTAATGGGGAATGGCATACTATTATCCTGGCCTCTGACAAGAGAGAAAAGATAGAAGATAATGGCAACTTTAGACTTTTTCTGGAGCAAATCCATGTCTTGGAGAATTCCTTAGTTCTTAAAGTCCATACTGT AAGAGATGAAGAGTGCTCCGAATTATCTATGGTTGctgacaaaacagaaaaggctGGTGAATATTCTGTGACGT ATGATGGATTCAATACATTTACTATACCTAAGACAGACTATGATAACTTTCTTATGGCTCATCTCATTAACGAAAAGGATGGGGAAACCTTCCAGCTGATGGGGCTCTATG GCCGAGAACCAGATTTGAGTTCAGACATCAAGGAAAGGTTTGCACAACTATGTGAGAAGCATGGAATCCTTAGAGAAAATATCATTGACCTATCCAATGCCA TGGACCTGGTACCTGAACATGTTCTTGTTCTCACACTACAGATCGCTGCCTCCAGGCCCGAGAATGAAGAATGGCCTGAGCCTCCAG TGTTGAGTGGAGACTTCTCACCAGGACTCCACCATCATCCCTTCCTATCCATACAGCATCCCCAGTATAAATTCTGTGATCTGCATTCCATCCTGTCTCACTGA
- the Mup7 gene encoding major urinary protein 7 precursor: MKMLLLLCLGLTLVCVHAEEASSTGRNFNVEKINGEWHTIILASDKREKIEDNGNFRLFLEQIHVLENSLVLKVHTVRDEECSELSMVADKTEKAGEYSVTYDGFNTFTIPKTDYDNFLMAHLINEKDGETFQLMGLYGREPDLSSDIKERFAQLCEKHGILRENIIDLSNANRCLQARE, encoded by the exons atgaagatgctgctgctgctgtgtttgggGCTGACCCTAGTGTGTGTCCATGCAGAAGAAGCTAGTTCTACGGGAAGGAACTTTAATGTAGAAAAG ATTAATGGGGAATGGCATACTATTATCCTGGCCTCTGACAAGAGAGAAAAGATAGAAGATAATGGCAACTTTAGACTTTTTCTGGAGCAAATCCATGTCTTGGAGAATTCCTTAGTTCTTAAAGTCCATACTGT AAGAGATGAAGAGTGCTCCGAATTATCTATGGTTGctgacaaaacagaaaaggctGGTGAATATTCTGTGACGT ATGATGGATTCAATACATTTACTATACCTAAGACAGACTATGATAACTTTCTTATGGCTCATCTCATTAACGAAAAGGATGGGGAAACCTTCCAGCTGATGGGGCTCTATG GCCGAGAACCAGATTTGAGTTCAGACATCAAGGAAAGGTTTGCACAACTATGTGAGAAGCATGGAATCCTTAGAGAAAATATCATTGACCTATCCAATGCCA ATCGCTGCCTCCAGGCCCGAGAATGA